Proteins found in one Maridesulfovibrio sp. genomic segment:
- a CDS encoding DUF4136 domain-containing protein, with protein MVRKLVVVFALLGMMLSGCVYVNMDVENKPAEGTDLSNLKTFTFKQKSKSRQDLEADLLNTAKADLEAKGFRYDPASPDFVVVVNFGSKAFMERGVTYKREAYEYDYISKTNSEIGIVKDADAPRVDNTVRVYFMSPENEGIKTFLWRGTASSKDREGLDIVGRCLVKGALMKFPAATGKFSVKLNVKDCD; from the coding sequence GTGAGGAAGTTAGTTGTTGTTTTTGCTTTGCTCGGAATGATGCTTTCCGGTTGCGTATATGTGAATATGGATGTCGAGAACAAACCTGCTGAAGGAACAGATCTCAGTAATTTGAAAACTTTTACTTTTAAGCAGAAAAGTAAGTCGAGACAAGATCTTGAAGCCGATCTGCTTAATACAGCCAAGGCTGATCTTGAGGCCAAAGGGTTTCGCTATGATCCTGCGTCTCCCGATTTTGTAGTAGTGGTAAATTTCGGCTCCAAGGCTTTTATGGAAAGGGGAGTCACCTACAAGAGGGAAGCCTACGAGTATGACTACATCAGTAAAACCAATTCTGAAATCGGTATCGTGAAAGATGCCGATGCTCCAAGAGTTGATAATACTGTACGGGTTTATTTTATGAGTCCCGAGAATGAGGGAATAAAAACCTTTCTCTGGCGTGGCACTGCATCAAGCAAGGACCGTGAAGGGCTCGATATTGTAGGGCGGTGTCTGGTTAAAGGCGCTCTGATGAAATTCCCGGCAGCCACCGGAAAATTCAGTGTAAAGCTTAATGTTAAGGATTGTGACTAG